One region of Polaribacter pectinis genomic DNA includes:
- a CDS encoding DUF3109 family protein gives MFQLGKTIVSEDIIEKDFVCNLSACGGACCVDGEAGAPLDKEEIKILEEIYPKVKPFLRQEGIDVIEKEGTWVTSEWGELETPLIGGKDCAYVIFDEKKTALCGIEEAYNSGEIEWKKPVSCHLYPIRVKDYSEFAAVNYHKWEICDDACSLGKELQVPVYKFVKQALVRKFGQNWYDELEKVAEKHLK, from the coding sequence ATGTTTCAATTAGGAAAAACCATTGTATCGGAAGATATTATAGAAAAAGATTTTGTGTGTAATTTATCTGCTTGTGGAGGAGCTTGCTGTGTAGATGGCGAAGCTGGTGCACCATTAGATAAAGAAGAAATCAAAATTTTAGAAGAAATTTACCCGAAAGTAAAACCCTTTTTACGTCAAGAAGGAATTGATGTTATCGAAAAAGAAGGAACTTGGGTTACTAGTGAATGGGGCGAATTAGAAACGCCTTTAATAGGAGGCAAAGATTGCGCGTATGTTATTTTCGATGAGAAAAAAACAGCACTTTGCGGAATTGAAGAAGCATATAATTCTGGAGAAATAGAATGGAAAAAGCCAGTTTCTTGTCATTTATACCCAATAAGAGTTAAAGATTATAGTGAATTTGCTGCTGTAAATTATCATAAATGGGAAATTTGCGATGATGCATGTTCTTTAGGAAAAGAATTACAAGTACCAGTTTACAAATTTGTAAAACAAGCTTTAGTTAGAAAATTTGGGCAAAATTGGTATGATGAATTAGAAAAAGTTGCAGAGAAACACTTAAAATAA
- a CDS encoding sensor histidine kinase gives MIGICLEVIVISIGLGYKYHIYRQERDNYNELLIKEFQKNDKLKDQLNEKLSEKVEHYKISEVEALYQKQINELKLTSLLSQMNPHFIFNALNSIKLYIINNESKLAARYLNKFSKLIRRILEASTTKEVSLQEELETMDLYMTIENIRFSNEIDFQIKVDESVSLETIKVPPLLLQPFLENSIWHGLSSKKTNKKITLSIAENNKKHLSIIIADNGIGRKASAKIKAEKSINRKSIGINLTKERLTNFVKNLKKNYSITYEDLLDDNKTAIGTKVILKIPLF, from the coding sequence ATGATTGGTATTTGTTTAGAAGTAATAGTTATCTCTATTGGTTTGGGTTATAAGTATCATATTTATCGCCAAGAAAGAGATAATTATAACGAATTACTAATCAAGGAATTTCAAAAAAATGACAAATTAAAAGATCAATTAAATGAAAAACTTTCAGAAAAAGTTGAACATTACAAAATTTCTGAAGTTGAGGCTTTGTACCAAAAACAGATTAACGAGTTAAAATTAACAAGTTTATTAAGTCAGATGAATCCGCATTTTATATTTAATGCGTTAAACTCAATTAAACTCTACATTATAAACAACGAGTCTAAGCTTGCCGCTAGATATTTAAATAAATTTTCTAAATTAATTAGACGAATTTTAGAAGCATCTACTACCAAAGAAGTTTCCTTACAAGAAGAATTAGAAACGATGGATTTGTATATGACAATAGAAAATATTCGATTTTCTAATGAAATAGACTTTCAAATTAAAGTTGATGAAAGTGTGAGTTTAGAAACCATAAAAGTACCACCTTTATTGCTGCAGCCTTTTTTAGAGAATTCAATTTGGCATGGTTTATCTTCAAAAAAAACAAATAAAAAAATTACACTTTCTATTGCTGAAAACAATAAAAAACACCTTTCTATAATTATTGCAGACAATGGGATTGGTAGAAAAGCTTCCGCTAAAATAAAAGCAGAAAAATCTATTAATAGAAAATCTATAGGTATTAACTTAACTAAAGAAAGGTTGACTAATTTTGTAAAAAATCTAAAAAAGAATTATTCAATAACTTATGAAGATTTGTTAGATGATAACAAAACTGCAATAGGCACAAAAGTTATTCTTAAAATCCCTTTATTTTAA
- a CDS encoding tetratricopeptide repeat-containing sensor histidine kinase, translating into MKKKHFHLLIIFVFSFNLFSQKKTINFEKRIDSILKITPSTYKEIDKILKPFQRDSFKVKAIIKKFITADYKDGLAYEYIKLGNIYRKYSNYDKAVETHKKALNIADNKEFKIFSLNMLGVDFRRKNIYTSAIDFNKKALEIAEKIEKPNSGILRSMEVSHNSIGNIYILLEQYNLAENSFKKAIEIAEKSGNKWSLSINNENIAKVKEAQDSINAAIFYTQKALAIDQSINNHYGRMICYNRLGKLHIKKGEYSKAKAFLNDAVPIAKSVKNKYYIALINNNLGWANTKIKNYSKAKEHFTISLKIAEEKNYKTALTEIYTNFSEYNELTGNYAEALKYQKKHTAISNELLNDKTSKYVNDLIAKYDSERKTNQIKNLAKQNEISQLQLVKNRNIWIIVFVTLLLLLVVSYFLYRQRLFDNEKRILTLEQDVLRTQMNPHFIFNALNSIKHYIINNEQKNAVHYLNKFSKLIRKILESSALKEVSLQEELETVDLYMNIENIRFSNGINYHIHVDETLDLSEIKVPPLVLQPFLENALWHGLSSKKGDKKIILSVQKLSNDFIQIEIEDNGIGRKASAKIKSNKVINKKSIGIELTIERLNNFIKDFKNPFSINFNDLLDTNENSLGTKVILKIPTQ; encoded by the coding sequence ATGAAAAAAAAACACTTTCATCTTTTAATAATATTTGTATTTTCTTTCAATTTGTTTTCTCAAAAAAAAACAATAAATTTTGAGAAGCGTATAGATAGTATTCTAAAAATTACTCCAAGTACTTATAAAGAAATAGATAAAATTTTAAAACCTTTTCAAAGAGATTCTTTTAAGGTAAAAGCAATTATCAAAAAATTTATTACTGCAGATTATAAAGATGGCTTGGCCTATGAATATATTAAACTAGGTAATATTTATAGAAAGTACTCTAACTATGACAAAGCTGTAGAAACGCATAAAAAAGCATTAAACATTGCAGACAATAAAGAGTTTAAAATTTTTAGCTTAAACATGCTGGGCGTAGATTTTCGTCGAAAAAATATTTACACTTCTGCTATTGACTTCAATAAAAAAGCATTAGAAATTGCTGAAAAAATAGAGAAACCTAATTCTGGAATTTTAAGAAGTATGGAAGTTTCTCATAACAGTATTGGTAACATTTATATTCTTTTAGAACAATACAATTTAGCTGAAAACAGCTTTAAAAAAGCGATAGAAATTGCTGAAAAATCTGGAAATAAATGGTCACTTTCTATTAATAATGAAAACATTGCCAAAGTAAAAGAAGCCCAAGATAGTATTAATGCTGCAATTTTTTATACACAAAAAGCGCTAGCAATAGACCAAAGTATTAACAACCATTATGGACGAATGATTTGTTATAATAGACTTGGTAAATTGCATATTAAAAAAGGCGAATACTCAAAAGCTAAAGCATTTTTAAACGATGCAGTTCCTATTGCTAAAAGTGTTAAAAATAAATATTACATCGCTTTAATAAACAATAATTTAGGTTGGGCAAACACCAAAATAAAAAACTATTCAAAAGCAAAAGAGCATTTTACAATTAGTCTAAAAATTGCTGAAGAAAAGAATTATAAAACTGCTTTAACAGAAATTTACACAAACTTTTCTGAATACAATGAACTTACAGGAAATTATGCTGAAGCATTAAAATACCAAAAAAAACACACAGCAATTTCAAATGAATTACTCAATGATAAAACAAGTAAATATGTAAATGATTTGATTGCTAAATACGATAGCGAGCGTAAAACAAATCAGATTAAAAACCTTGCAAAACAAAATGAAATTTCTCAATTACAATTAGTAAAAAATAGAAATATTTGGATTATCGTTTTTGTTACACTACTTCTTCTTTTAGTTGTTTCTTACTTTTTGTACAGACAACGTTTGTTTGATAATGAGAAAAGAATTTTAACACTAGAACAAGATGTTTTGCGTACTCAAATGAATCCGCATTTTATTTTTAACGCGCTAAATTCAATCAAACATTATATTATAAATAACGAGCAAAAAAATGCAGTTCATTATTTGAATAAATTTTCTAAATTAATCAGAAAAATTTTAGAATCTTCCGCGTTAAAAGAAGTGTCTTTGCAAGAAGAATTAGAGACGGTAGATTTATATATGAATATAGAAAATATTCGTTTTTCAAACGGAATAAACTATCATATCCATGTTGATGAAACATTAGATTTATCTGAAATAAAAGTGCCTCCTTTAGTATTACAACCTTTTTTAGAAAATGCTTTATGGCATGGATTATCGTCTAAAAAAGGTGATAAAAAAATTATATTATCCGTACAAAAACTTTCTAATGATTTTATTCAAATTGAAATCGAAGACAATGGAATTGGTAGAAAAGCATCCGCAAAAATAAAATCTAATAAAGTAATTAATAAAAAATCGATTGGAATAGAATTAACAATTGAACGTCTTAATAATTTTATAAAAGACTTTAAAAATCCTTTTAGTATTAATTTTAATGATTTATTAGATACTAATGAAAATTCATTGGGAACTAAAGTTATTTTAAAAATTCCAACCCAATAA
- a CDS encoding LytR/AlgR family response regulator transcription factor, with amino-acid sequence MIKAVIIDDEPKAIQGLTWELSNFENEIEVIATFTEPEKAIPYLNDSQIDCLFLDIEMPTMDGFQFLEKLDKKDFAVVITTAYNEYAITALKKEAIDYLLKPIDSDDLAETLSKIKKYLSKGFNADKFEDILLKFNNKLNHKKITINTDGKLVFLEPKDIFYVASDGNYSTLFLSENKKIVVTKKLKEIDELLPKDHFFRIHNSYIINLNKIKEFLKTDGYVVLENNAKIPVSRQRKSAFLKKI; translated from the coding sequence ATGATTAAGGCTGTAATAATTGACGATGAACCAAAAGCAATACAAGGTTTAACCTGGGAACTTTCTAATTTTGAAAATGAAATAGAAGTAATTGCAACTTTTACAGAACCAGAGAAAGCAATTCCGTATTTAAACGATTCTCAAATAGATTGCCTTTTTTTAGACATAGAAATGCCAACAATGGATGGTTTTCAGTTTCTAGAAAAATTAGATAAAAAAGATTTTGCGGTTGTAATTACTACTGCTTATAATGAATATGCTATTACAGCACTAAAAAAGGAAGCCATTGATTACCTTTTAAAACCAATAGATTCAGACGATTTAGCAGAAACACTTTCTAAAATAAAAAAATACCTTTCTAAAGGTTTTAACGCAGATAAATTTGAAGACATTTTATTAAAATTCAATAATAAGTTAAACCACAAAAAAATTACCATTAATACTGACGGGAAATTAGTTTTTTTAGAACCAAAAGATATTTTTTATGTGGCTTCAGATGGTAATTATTCTACATTATTTTTATCTGAAAACAAAAAAATTGTGGTCACAAAAAAGTTAAAAGAAATTGATGAATTACTACCTAAAGATCATTTTTTTAGAATTCATAATTCTTATATCATCAACCTTAATAAAATAAAAGAATTTTTAAAAACAGATGGTTATGTAGTTTTAGAAAACAATGCCAAAATACCTGTCTCTAGACAAAGAAAATCTGCTTTCCTTAAAAAAATATAA
- a CDS encoding DUF4412 domain-containing protein has product MKLIKLLVLSILLLGTSTSVNAQFWKKLKKKAEEKISKIEDKVIDNLDKKTDKTINETIDGKKKEQTKLSAELPKFVGGSSVLMLMNDGYEYQTEDITVSVYGTFTKDNLSSSVKTYNEDKLIKPVDAYPKGFALAFNKNGFLNPEKGQIIIHHADSTKVVFSLKGTWGFGENKKPINASYVSLNVTKINDVRKTDYKRETRKNKQNSSANNENVKDLFKNSDNSSITIPDTFSFTSSLEMQMTSNGGNSANMEFLLGNYSDIYAMSISSKEMGENANVYNVITPKSITMFISAAGMKMKKTVPQEKYSQSDFSDKVPNNPDDLKKTGASKSIIGYTCFEYKYEKDGNSFTVWATKNFPMKGTNITMLGMHEGGVIDGFVLELSWKSGNETANMKAVKYNSNKNITINTTEYKSMGF; this is encoded by the coding sequence ATGAAACTTATTAAATTACTTGTTTTAAGTATTTTATTATTAGGAACCAGCACTTCTGTAAATGCTCAATTTTGGAAAAAATTAAAGAAGAAAGCAGAAGAAAAAATATCTAAAATCGAAGATAAAGTAATAGATAATTTAGATAAAAAAACAGATAAGACAATAAATGAAACTATAGATGGTAAAAAGAAGGAACAAACAAAACTATCTGCTGAATTACCAAAATTTGTAGGAGGTTCATCTGTTTTAATGTTAATGAATGATGGTTACGAATATCAAACGGAAGATATAACAGTTTCTGTTTATGGAACATTTACAAAAGATAATTTATCTAGTTCTGTAAAAACGTATAATGAAGATAAATTAATAAAACCTGTGGATGCGTATCCAAAAGGTTTTGCCTTGGCTTTTAATAAAAACGGATTCCTAAATCCAGAAAAAGGGCAAATTATTATTCATCATGCAGATAGTACAAAAGTAGTTTTTTCATTAAAAGGAACTTGGGGTTTTGGGGAAAATAAAAAGCCAATTAACGCTTCTTATGTAAGTCTAAATGTTACCAAAATTAATGATGTTAGAAAAACGGATTACAAAAGAGAAACTAGAAAAAACAAACAAAATTCATCAGCAAATAATGAAAATGTAAAAGATTTGTTTAAAAATTCTGATAATTCTTCAATTACAATTCCCGATACTTTTTCTTTTACCTCGAGTTTGGAAATGCAAATGACTTCAAACGGAGGTAACAGTGCAAATATGGAGTTCTTGTTAGGGAACTATTCAGACATTTACGCAATGTCTATTTCGTCCAAAGAAATGGGAGAAAACGCTAATGTATATAATGTAATTACTCCCAAAAGCATAACTATGTTTATTAGTGCTGCTGGTATGAAAATGAAAAAAACTGTTCCTCAAGAAAAATATTCACAATCAGATTTTTCTGATAAAGTGCCTAATAATCCAGACGATTTAAAGAAAACAGGAGCTTCAAAATCTATTATAGGATATACTTGTTTTGAGTACAAATATGAAAAAGATGGAAACTCCTTTACGGTTTGGGCAACTAAAAATTTTCCAATGAAAGGAACAAATATTACAATGCTAGGCATGCATGAAGGTGGTGTAATTGATGGTTTTGTTTTAGAATTAAGTTGGAAATCTGGTAATGAAACTGCAAATATGAAAGCTGTAAAGTATAACAGCAATAAAAATATAACCATTAACACAACTGAATATAAGTCAATGGGTTTTTAA
- a CDS encoding T9SS type A sorting domain-containing protein, which yields MKTKLLFSLLFFCSFFLKAQIENTQTWEVFYPGVKLTYHINACANNEAEPTTDEYFWCDGPDRVTTESFGLTHGNVISSHEFAYNNEDYVVFATQKGISIYNKTQKKWRNISFLIFGQDNVSAFFYGAIDDGNGNIIFHGASKGTQKYSLTDNTITQINNQNYAFEQFKKNENTGNFKNSIWAVSLGGSNLMKYHNGIYKVYNNQVLGIGSSRIIKGIDISADNKIYLAVENEGVVVFDPATETATKITEADGLPSNLLLDLDFDVDGNLWITYRIASKGGVSKWDIANNTFENFEHTVGNETLQFGRVEAIGNQIWLSLKYAIAENLYGVYTLTFDNNNAPIWKHHNEAFFQEQGFVEHFYGYGSGFGDRYGINDLASYGEKLYITMAGNGTVVYQNNNWQHFSAQKNNIPSGNERKIGYIKQDKTGGIVFNTYTNNTSTKDIVVVSKLKNNVIENYPLGRGVTNVVGFEEKGQIDEKGNIYGRYITGYNVSNTNTFSVLNYPVFSNLLEDYSFNSEDEFAVEGFNKWYYDKNGKRLTNLDTNVSYNANNSNFDFGTGNLDFLTESPDERVWAISPSEGIIWYDPITDTKGVLTLTDLTNSTHSEISHIQQLLFGTGTNELWLIGRNGVVYLKNGVETHKFLKADYPTLNIIKDAKLDANNNLYVLNSFGFLKISDVQNATPTTKEFDSNALIQGGIAEGPLFTNFNKITIDNEGNKWFASLNSALPKLLKFKEVNDAAGIVNAATASNLRGKVSGKIFVDVNDNGTFEEATDQVIVNQSLNIKNASSSFIVYTDTQGNYSFPIHIANQTYEIAITSTDGFSYASDRVYKVDVVNLDSDYSNNNIPLKNEEIKSLYVKGSAKEGAWGFIRDGFENKFVSAIGNLSNAKTFNDVKVRYKFINLNSSATNYNNNAIESITIHRLKNNQNTHIIDKINIDPSRSQNWKVNLGSNNYTLSTDNNPTFTETDIDKTKTLEIEIGTIDPFEAIVLEIKTTVFDPTAIRDIIQYGPTDVSSSNWEAATSGRNNNDTDNWIDTTPESEDSKSGRDEDFSPYEEPEDIYEDEDDIYRDPKEIYSDGPYYTPVFSSYDPNDKLVTPGVPDKLNEVDIDKKWLTYTVRFQNNGNFSAKDVYVLDTIHNDFDRNSFKILDSSHDIKVSEVGSEAKSIKKFFFENIFLPDSLSNPEGSQGYLKYKIKAKETIPENTIVDNIAYIYFDQNPAIITNTIQNKFRTPAVASVKEFAIREEFSLFPNPAKATVSVKMLKNKPINGVQVYNMLGKRVLLKNGNNQSKMTINTSKLSSGIYLIKIKSENKITSKKLIIK from the coding sequence ATGAAAACAAAATTACTTTTTTCACTACTATTTTTTTGCAGCTTTTTTTTAAAAGCTCAAATAGAAAACACCCAAACTTGGGAAGTTTTTTATCCAGGAGTAAAACTAACGTATCACATTAATGCTTGCGCAAACAATGAGGCAGAGCCTACTACAGATGAATATTTTTGGTGTGATGGACCAGATAGGGTAACAACAGAAAGTTTTGGGCTTACACATGGTAACGTTATTTCTTCTCATGAATTTGCATATAACAATGAAGATTATGTTGTATTTGCTACTCAAAAAGGAATTTCTATATACAATAAAACTCAAAAAAAATGGCGTAATATTTCTTTTTTAATCTTTGGTCAAGATAATGTGTCAGCATTTTTTTATGGGGCTATAGATGATGGAAATGGTAATATTATTTTTCATGGAGCAAGTAAAGGAACGCAAAAATATAGCCTAACAGACAATACAATTACCCAAATTAATAACCAAAACTATGCTTTTGAACAATTTAAAAAAAATGAAAATACTGGTAATTTTAAAAATAGTATTTGGGCTGTTTCACTAGGAGGTAGTAATTTAATGAAATACCATAATGGCATTTATAAGGTTTACAATAATCAAGTTTTAGGAATTGGTTCTAGTAGAATTATAAAAGGAATAGATATAAGTGCAGATAATAAAATTTACTTGGCCGTTGAAAATGAGGGTGTTGTGGTTTTTGACCCAGCAACAGAAACTGCAACTAAAATTACAGAAGCAGATGGTTTACCATCAAATTTATTATTAGATTTAGATTTTGATGTCGATGGAAATTTATGGATTACTTATAGAATTGCTTCTAAAGGAGGTGTATCTAAATGGGATATTGCAAATAATACTTTTGAAAATTTTGAACATACTGTAGGTAATGAAACACTTCAGTTTGGTAGAGTAGAAGCAATAGGTAACCAAATTTGGCTTAGTTTAAAATATGCTATTGCAGAAAATTTATATGGGGTCTATACACTTACTTTTGATAATAATAATGCTCCAATATGGAAACACCATAATGAAGCTTTTTTTCAAGAGCAAGGATTTGTAGAACACTTTTACGGTTATGGTAGTGGTTTCGGTGATCGATATGGAATTAATGATTTGGCTTCTTATGGAGAAAAATTATATATAACAATGGCAGGAAACGGAACTGTTGTCTATCAAAATAACAATTGGCAACACTTTAGTGCTCAAAAAAACAATATTCCTTCAGGTAATGAAAGAAAAATAGGCTATATAAAACAAGATAAAACTGGCGGAATAGTATTCAATACCTATACTAATAATACCTCAACTAAAGATATTGTTGTAGTTTCTAAATTAAAGAATAACGTTATTGAAAATTATCCACTAGGAAGAGGTGTTACAAATGTAGTTGGTTTTGAAGAAAAGGGACAAATAGATGAAAAAGGTAATATTTATGGAAGATATATTACTGGGTACAATGTAAGTAATACAAACACTTTTTCAGTACTAAATTACCCTGTGTTTAGTAATTTATTAGAAGATTACTCTTTTAATTCTGAAGATGAATTTGCAGTAGAGGGTTTTAATAAATGGTATTATGATAAAAATGGAAAAAGACTTACAAATTTAGATACCAATGTTAGCTACAATGCAAATAATTCTAATTTCGATTTTGGTACAGGGAATTTAGATTTTTTAACAGAATCACCAGATGAAAGAGTGTGGGCAATTTCACCATCAGAAGGTATTATTTGGTACGACCCAATTACAGATACTAAAGGAGTTTTAACCTTAACAGATTTAACGAATAGTACTCATTCAGAAATTTCACATATTCAACAACTTCTTTTTGGTACAGGTACTAATGAGTTGTGGTTAATAGGCCGAAATGGAGTTGTTTATTTAAAAAACGGAGTAGAAACTCACAAGTTTTTAAAGGCAGATTATCCCACTTTAAACATTATTAAAGATGCCAAATTAGATGCAAATAATAATTTATATGTATTAAATTCTTTTGGGTTTCTAAAAATTTCTGATGTGCAAAATGCGACACCTACGACTAAGGAGTTCGATTCTAACGCATTAATTCAAGGAGGAATAGCTGAAGGACCGCTTTTTACAAATTTTAATAAAATAACTATTGACAATGAAGGAAATAAATGGTTCGCAAGCCTTAACTCTGCATTACCTAAATTATTAAAGTTTAAAGAGGTAAATGATGCTGCAGGAATTGTAAATGCAGCAACAGCAAGTAATTTAAGAGGTAAAGTTTCTGGAAAAATTTTTGTAGATGTAAATGATAACGGAACTTTTGAAGAGGCTACAGATCAGGTAATAGTTAATCAATCATTAAACATTAAAAACGCTAGTTCTTCTTTTATTGTTTATACAGATACTCAAGGAAATTACTCATTCCCAATACATATAGCAAACCAAACTTATGAAATAGCTATAACATCTACAGATGGTTTTTCTTATGCTTCAGACAGAGTTTACAAAGTAGATGTAGTAAATTTAGATTCAGATTATAGTAATAATAATATTCCTTTGAAAAATGAAGAAATTAAAAGCTTGTATGTTAAAGGATCTGCAAAAGAAGGTGCTTGGGGTTTTATAAGAGATGGTTTTGAGAATAAATTTGTATCTGCTATTGGAAACTTATCAAACGCTAAAACGTTTAATGATGTAAAAGTTAGATATAAATTTATCAATTTAAATAGTAGTGCTACAAATTATAACAATAATGCTATAGAATCAATTACTATTCACCGCTTAAAAAATAACCAGAATACACATATTATAGATAAAATTAATATCGACCCAAGTAGAAGTCAGAATTGGAAAGTAAATTTAGGTAGTAATAATTATACTCTTTCTACAGACAATAACCCAACTTTTACAGAAACGGATATAGATAAAACTAAAACTTTAGAAATTGAAATAGGTACTATAGATCCATTTGAAGCAATTGTTTTAGAAATAAAAACTACTGTTTTTGATCCTACAGCAATAAGAGATATTATTCAATATGGTCCTACAGACGTTTCTTCTTCTAATTGGGAAGCAGCAACAAGTGGAAGAAATAATAATGATACAGATAATTGGATAGATACTACTCCAGAAAGTGAAGACTCAAAATCTGGTAGAGATGAAGATTTTTCGCCTTATGAAGAACCAGAAGATATTTATGAAGATGAAGATGATATTTATAGAGATCCTAAAGAAATATATTCAGACGGACCTTATTACACACCAGTTTTTAGTTCTTATGACCCAAATGATAAATTAGTAACTCCAGGAGTTCCAGATAAATTAAATGAAGTAGATATAGATAAAAAGTGGCTTACGTATACAGTCCGTTTTCAAAATAATGGAAACTTTTCTGCTAAAGATGTTTATGTATTAGATACTATTCATAATGATTTTGATAGAAATTCTTTTAAGATTTTAGACAGCAGTCATGATATTAAAGTGTCGGAAGTAGGTAGTGAGGCAAAAAGTATTAAAAAATTCTTTTTCGAAAACATTTTTTTACCAGATAGTTTGTCTAATCCGGAAGGAAGCCAAGGCTATTTAAAATACAAAATAAAAGCCAAAGAAACAATTCCAGAAAACACTATTGTAGATAATATAGCTTATATATATTTCGATCAAAACCCAGCAATTATTACCAATACAATTCAAAATAAATTTAGAACACCAGCAGTTGCAAGTGTTAAAGAATTTGCAATTAGAGAAGAGTTTTCTCTTTTTCCAAATCCTGCTAAAGCAACAGTAAGTGTAAAAATGCTAAAAAATAAACCTATAAATGGTGTTCAAGTTTATAATATGTTGGGTAAAAGAGTTCTTTTAAAGAATGGAAACAATCAATCTAAAATGACAATAAATACATCAAAATTGTCATCAGGAATTTATCTCATCAAAATAAAATCAGAAAATAAAATAACCTCTAAAAAATTAATAATCAAATAG
- a CDS encoding energy transducer TonB: MKNLKKVPTKQLEKFSNIFTQLGLVLVLFIVYLTMEHQTEQKTAIVFEPDIENYVYIEPSTEVLFTKEPKVVEKVEPLKSKPLIIDAPIEVGSIETFIEKPKEKEVVKVNRGDIITVNIPEEDPIIEDVPFTMVQDAPVFKGCEGLAKKENKICFDEKMKQFVQRNFDAELANELGLHSGKHKIQTQFVIDNNGNVVDVKIRAPHKQLEKEADRLIKKLPKFKPGKQNNRTVKVRYVLPIAFRVE, from the coding sequence ATGAAAAACTTAAAAAAAGTACCAACCAAACAATTAGAAAAGTTCTCTAACATTTTTACCCAGTTAGGACTTGTACTCGTGCTATTTATTGTCTACTTAACAATGGAGCACCAAACAGAACAGAAAACAGCAATTGTTTTTGAACCTGATATAGAAAACTATGTCTATATTGAACCCAGCACAGAAGTTCTTTTTACAAAAGAGCCTAAAGTTGTAGAGAAAGTAGAACCATTAAAATCTAAACCTCTTATTATAGATGCTCCTATTGAAGTCGGCTCTATAGAAACATTTATTGAAAAACCAAAAGAAAAAGAGGTTGTAAAAGTAAATAGAGGAGATATTATAACTGTTAATATTCCTGAAGAAGACCCAATTATTGAAGACGTACCTTTTACAATGGTACAAGACGCACCAGTTTTTAAAGGATGTGAAGGATTAGCAAAAAAAGAAAATAAAATTTGTTTCGATGAAAAAATGAAACAATTTGTACAACGAAATTTTGATGCAGAATTGGCAAACGAACTAGGTTTACATTCAGGAAAGCATAAAATTCAAACCCAATTTGTAATCGATAATAACGGAAATGTAGTTGATGTTAAAATTAGAGCACCACACAAACAGTTAGAAAAAGAAGCAGATAGGTTAATAAAAAAGTTGCCAAAATTTAAACCTGGCAAACAAAATAACAGAACAGTAAAAGTACGGTATGTTTTACCAATAGCTTTTAGAGTAGAATAA
- the deoC gene encoding deoxyribose-phosphate aldolase, producing the protein MGISQFLDATYLKTASQANLTEEQNQQKVIDLINEAILYDYKLVMLRAKHIPLAKEMLTKAASKTLIGTVIGFHEGTYSIEEKLEEAQNAINLGADELDFVINYEAFKKGNIDLVTEEVTKGTKLCLKNKKVVKWIIEVAALTNEEIIVISQLIKEIVFNVFDKENADKVFVKSSTGFFKTENNLPNGATFETMKLISENAKPLKIKAAGGVRDYVTALKMITLGVDRIGTSSSKAIVNKELKEKSTGY; encoded by the coding sequence ATGGGAATCAGTCAATTTTTAGACGCTACTTATTTAAAAACAGCAAGTCAAGCAAATCTTACAGAAGAACAAAATCAACAAAAAGTTATTGATTTAATAAATGAGGCAATTTTGTATGATTATAAATTGGTAATGCTTCGTGCAAAACACATTCCTTTAGCAAAAGAAATGCTAACAAAAGCAGCTTCTAAAACATTAATAGGTACTGTAATTGGGTTTCATGAAGGAACTTATTCCATAGAAGAAAAGTTAGAGGAAGCACAAAATGCAATAAACCTTGGTGCAGATGAGTTAGACTTTGTAATAAATTATGAGGCTTTTAAAAAAGGAAATATAGATTTAGTAACAGAAGAAGTGACTAAAGGCACAAAACTTTGTCTTAAAAATAAAAAAGTAGTAAAATGGATCATAGAAGTTGCAGCGCTCACAAACGAAGAAATAATTGTAATTTCGCAATTGATTAAAGAAATTGTTTTTAATGTTTTTGATAAAGAAAATGCCGATAAGGTTTTTGTAAAATCATCAACAGGGTTTTTTAAAACAGAAAATAATTTACCAAATGGTGCTACTTTTGAAACAATGAAATTAATTTCAGAAAATGCAAAACCATTAAAAATAAAAGCAGCTGGAGGCGTAAGAGATTATGTTACAGCCTTAAAAATGATAACTTTAGGCGTAGATAGAATTGGTACATCATCATCTAAAGCAATTGTAAATAAAGAATTAAAAGAAAAATCAACAGGCTATTAA